A stretch of the Haloarcula ordinaria genome encodes the following:
- a CDS encoding peroxidase-related enzyme (This protein belongs to a clade of uncharacterized proteins related to peroxidases such as the alkylhydroperoxidase AhpD.): MTEPAMTRFPVPDETDLPADVRERIDRETEDAGFTPNVFSAMSYRPSQFRAFFAYYDALVEDGALEREEVEMIIVAVSGVNDCLYCVVAHGALTRIYADAPLLAEQLATNHRTADVSEAHAAMLDFAVELTESPEKVTEEDIETLESHGFSREAVWDIGAVTAFFNLSNRMAHLADMRPNEEFYTLGRE, from the coding sequence ATGACAGAGCCAGCGATGACGCGGTTTCCCGTCCCCGACGAAACCGACCTTCCCGCGGACGTGCGCGAGCGTATCGACCGTGAGACGGAAGACGCCGGATTCACCCCGAACGTCTTCTCGGCGATGTCCTACCGACCCTCGCAGTTCCGGGCCTTCTTCGCCTACTACGACGCGCTCGTCGAGGACGGCGCCCTGGAGCGCGAGGAGGTCGAGATGATAATCGTCGCGGTCAGCGGCGTCAACGACTGTCTCTACTGTGTCGTGGCCCACGGAGCACTGACCAGAATCTACGCCGACGCCCCCTTGCTCGCAGAACAGCTGGCGACGAACCACCGGACTGCGGACGTCAGCGAGGCCCACGCAGCCATGCTCGACTTCGCCGTCGAGCTCACCGAGTCGCCCGAGAAAGTGACCGAAGAAGACATCGAGACGCTGGAGTCACACGGGTTCTCCCGGGAAGCGGTGTGGGACATCGGTGCCGTCACCGCGTTTTTCAACCTCTCGAACCGGATGGCTCACCTCGCGGATATGCGTCCGAACGAGGAATTTTACACGCTTGGTAGAGAGTAA
- the ctaD gene encoding cytochrome c oxidase subunit I produces MAAGDLLLTGLMAVLLVGIAALLTRIEDWRSYTPLAGGGSATGETVVHREKPAGIVRWLTTVDHKDIGLLYGVYAVIALAVGGIMAMLIRIQLVTPAGAILGPNAYNSILTSHGITMLFLFGTPIIAAFANYFIPLLIGADDMAFPRINAIAFWLLPPAALLIWAGFFLAPVTDNMIEPAQTAWTMYTPLSVEQANPGVDFMLLGLHLSGVAATMGAINFIATVFTERDDEVSWASLDIFSWTILTQSALILFAFPLLGSAIVMLLLDRNLATTFFAVEGGGPLLWQHLFWFFGHPEVYILVLPPMGLVSLILPKFSGRKLFGFKFVVYSTLAIGVLSFGVWAHHMFSTGMDPRLRASFMAVSLAIAIPSAVKTFNWITTMWNGRLRLTSPMLFCIGFVSNFIIGGVTGVFLAAVPVDLILHDTYYVVGHFHYIVMGAIGFAAFAGIYYWFPIFTGRMYQRTLGKAHFWLSMVGTNVTFFAMLALGYLGMPRRYATYQFDGAIAPLAQVETFHLLASVGAVILFVGQLIFVWNIVQSWLEGPVVEDGDPWNLEDDGLLDREFEWFDRKLETAVTDGGEEEQSVLTDGGERAESDD; encoded by the coding sequence ATGGCAGCAGGAGATCTATTGCTGACGGGGTTGATGGCCGTCCTCCTCGTCGGTATCGCCGCGCTTCTCACACGTATCGAGGATTGGCGGTCGTACACGCCACTGGCGGGTGGCGGGTCCGCCACGGGTGAGACCGTCGTGCATCGAGAGAAACCCGCAGGTATCGTTCGCTGGCTGACGACCGTCGACCACAAGGACATCGGCCTACTCTACGGGGTCTACGCGGTCATCGCGCTCGCCGTCGGGGGCATCATGGCGATGCTCATCCGCATCCAGCTGGTGACGCCCGCCGGCGCCATCCTCGGCCCGAACGCCTACAACTCAATCCTGACGAGCCACGGCATCACGATGCTGTTCCTGTTCGGGACGCCCATCATCGCGGCGTTCGCGAACTACTTCATCCCGCTGCTCATCGGGGCCGACGACATGGCGTTCCCACGTATCAACGCCATCGCGTTCTGGCTGCTCCCGCCCGCTGCGCTGCTCATCTGGGCCGGGTTCTTCCTCGCGCCGGTCACGGACAACATGATCGAACCGGCACAGACGGCCTGGACGATGTACACGCCGCTGTCGGTCGAGCAGGCGAACCCCGGCGTCGACTTCATGCTCCTTGGCCTGCACCTCTCCGGTGTCGCGGCCACAATGGGGGCCATCAACTTCATCGCCACCGTCTTCACCGAGCGTGACGACGAGGTGAGCTGGGCCAGCCTCGACATCTTCTCGTGGACCATCCTCACGCAGTCGGCGCTCATCCTGTTCGCGTTCCCGCTACTGGGCAGCGCCATCGTCATGCTGCTGCTCGACCGCAACCTCGCGACGACGTTCTTCGCCGTCGAGGGTGGCGGCCCACTGCTCTGGCAACACCTGTTCTGGTTCTTCGGCCACCCCGAGGTGTACATCCTGGTCCTGCCGCCGATGGGACTGGTCAGCCTCATCCTGCCGAAGTTCTCGGGTCGGAAACTGTTCGGCTTCAAGTTCGTCGTCTACTCGACGCTGGCCATCGGCGTCCTCTCCTTCGGCGTCTGGGCCCACCACATGTTCTCGACGGGCATGGACCCGCGGCTCCGAGCCTCCTTCATGGCTGTCTCATTGGCTATCGCGATACCGAGCGCCGTCAAGACGTTCAACTGGATCACGACGATGTGGAACGGCCGCCTGCGCCTGACCTCGCCGATGCTGTTCTGTATCGGCTTCGTCTCGAACTTCATCATCGGCGGCGTCACCGGCGTGTTCCTCGCAGCGGTGCCCGTGGACCTCATCCTCCACGACACGTACTACGTCGTCGGTCACTTCCACTACATCGTGATGGGCGCCATCGGCTTCGCCGCCTTCGCCGGCATCTACTACTGGTTCCCCATCTTCACGGGTCGGATGTACCAGCGGACCCTCGGCAAGGCCCACTTCTGGCTCTCGATGGTCGGCACCAACGTGACGTTCTTCGCGATGCTCGCGCTGGGATACCTGGGCATGCCCCGACGGTACGCCACCTACCAGTTCGACGGCGCTATCGCGCCGCTGGCACAGGTCGAGACCTTCCACCTGCTGGCCTCCGTCGGCGCGGTCATCCTCTTCGTCGGCCAGCTCATCTTCGTCTGGAACATCGTCCAGTCGTGGCTCGAGGGCCCCGTCGTCGAGGACGGCGACCCGTGGAACCTCGAGGACGACGGACTGCTCGACCGTGAGTTCGAGTGGTTCGACCGTAAACTTGAGACGGCCGTCACCGACGGCGGCGAAGAAGAGCAGTCGGTGCTAACCGACGGCGGCGAGCGGGCCGAATCGGACGACTGA
- a CDS encoding DUF7520 family protein: MSEAVAAKSGDRVVVQLYLIIVALAGVMGYVLGTIRPENLEPMLFGVIPLPPTPFGVAIYGVTTVGFGLGLLLGLVVYVSRRYSDTADS; this comes from the coding sequence ATGAGCGAAGCAGTCGCCGCGAAATCCGGCGACAGAGTCGTCGTCCAGCTGTACCTCATCATCGTCGCACTGGCGGGCGTGATGGGCTACGTTCTCGGCACCATCCGTCCCGAGAACTTAGAGCCGATGCTCTTCGGTGTCATCCCGCTCCCACCGACCCCGTTCGGCGTCGCCATCTACGGCGTGACGACGGTCGGGTTCGGACTCGGCCTCCTGCTCGGACTCGTCGTCTACGTCTCGCGGCGCTACAGCGACACAGCCGACAGTTAG
- a CDS encoding DUF7282 domain-containing protein, which translates to MHTHTRKLTALSLVLLMLVSSSIAIGFAGAALQQVGNAGNAGNIGVTTVSFSDQTTAGTTVTVDSVNVSEGGFVAIHDSSLLEGNVVGSVIGVSEYLEPGEHEDVEITLFDVPGAEYDRSEITEDDTLIAMPHLDTNANETYDFVEADGAADGPYVTEDGSPVTDAANVTVEPEELTEGESYTVSNLSAPPSVEQGDSVTVNATITNPNDVADTQEVVFRFDGTVVVRDQVELAAQNSTTVSYTLETSEVETGSYFHGVYSRSDGSPAQIQVVDEVQSFEVSTLSAPDSVEVGSEFTVNATITNPNAFVSRQPVEFRFQGGLVEARDVSIDAESNSTVEFQVDASGVSPGTYIHSVFSRDFGQSALITVETPAEGPPTEEPTEEPTEEPTEEPTEEPTEEPTEEPTEEPTEEPTEEPTEEPTEEPTEEPTEEPTEEPTEEPTEEPTEEPTEEPTEEPTEGDT; encoded by the coding sequence ATGCACACTCATACCAGAAAACTCACAGCACTCTCACTGGTGCTGTTGATGCTCGTATCGTCTTCAATCGCCATAGGCTTCGCCGGAGCGGCGTTGCAACAGGTCGGGAACGCCGGGAACGCCGGGAATATCGGCGTCACAACGGTCTCGTTCTCCGACCAGACGACGGCGGGGACGACAGTCACCGTCGACTCGGTCAACGTCTCCGAAGGCGGGTTCGTCGCGATACACGACAGTAGCCTGTTAGAGGGCAACGTGGTCGGGAGCGTCATCGGGGTGAGTGAGTATCTCGAACCCGGCGAGCACGAGGACGTCGAAATCACGCTGTTCGACGTCCCGGGCGCTGAGTACGATCGAAGCGAGATAACCGAAGATGACACGCTGATCGCGATGCCGCATCTGGACACGAACGCCAACGAAACGTACGACTTCGTCGAGGCGGACGGCGCGGCGGACGGTCCGTACGTGACCGAAGACGGGTCACCAGTCACTGACGCGGCCAACGTCACTGTCGAACCCGAGGAACTCACGGAGGGTGAGTCGTACACCGTCTCGAACCTCTCGGCACCGCCGTCCGTCGAACAGGGTGATTCGGTGACCGTCAATGCGACGATAACGAACCCGAACGACGTGGCAGACACGCAGGAAGTCGTCTTCAGGTTCGACGGCACCGTGGTGGTCCGCGACCAGGTCGAACTCGCGGCCCAGAACTCGACGACCGTCTCGTACACCCTCGAGACGTCGGAAGTCGAAACCGGTTCGTACTTCCACGGGGTGTACAGCCGGTCGGACGGTTCGCCAGCACAGATTCAGGTCGTCGACGAAGTACAGTCCTTCGAGGTGTCGACACTCTCGGCCCCCGATTCTGTCGAAGTCGGTAGCGAGTTTACGGTGAACGCGACCATCACCAATCCCAACGCGTTCGTCAGCAGACAGCCCGTCGAGTTCCGGTTCCAGGGTGGTCTCGTCGAGGCGCGGGACGTCTCCATCGACGCTGAGAGCAATTCGACGGTCGAGTTCCAGGTCGATGCGAGCGGCGTCAGTCCGGGCACGTACATCCACAGCGTCTTCAGCCGTGACTTCGGACAGTCGGCACTCATCACCGTCGAGACACCGGCAGAGGGCCCACCGACTGAGGAACCAACCGAGGAACCGACTGAGGAACCAACCGAGGAACCAACCGAAGAACCGACTGAGGAACCAACCGAGGAACCAACCGAAGAACCGACTGAGGAACCAACCGAGGAACCAACCGAAGAACCGACTGAGGAACCAACCGAGGAACCAACCGAAGAACCGACTGAGGAACCAACCGAGGAACCAACCGAAGAACCGACTGAGGAACCAACCGAGGAACCAACCGAAGAACCGACTGAGGGCGACACGTAG